From one Streptomyces sp. CA-210063 genomic stretch:
- a CDS encoding nitroreductase/quinone reductase family protein gives MPNPFNQQVIEEFRAHHGNVGGYFEGARLILLTTTGARTGTRHTTPLGYLPDGDGTILVIASAGGSPRHPNWYRNITADPRVTVESGAFTYEAEAVVLDGEERDRAFARAVEAEPGWAEYQAKTDRTIPVVALRELPVAGPPNINAGSLGEAIKVVHDAFRRELALIKKELIASNGKAGLGAQLRVNCLTFCQGLHNHHTGEDIGLFPFLADRHPELAPALTRLHEEHERIAALTEELRRVVTTENADPVAVLPEVERLIAELEAHLTYEEEQLIPVLDAVAVPTKS, from the coding sequence ATGCCCAACCCCTTCAACCAGCAAGTCATCGAAGAGTTCCGCGCCCACCACGGCAACGTCGGCGGCTATTTCGAGGGCGCTCGTCTGATCCTGCTGACCACCACCGGCGCCCGTACCGGCACCCGGCACACCACTCCCCTCGGCTACCTCCCCGACGGCGACGGCACGATCCTGGTGATCGCGTCGGCCGGTGGATCACCCAGGCACCCCAACTGGTACCGGAACATCACGGCCGACCCCCGGGTCACCGTGGAGAGCGGGGCGTTCACCTACGAGGCCGAGGCCGTCGTACTGGACGGCGAGGAGCGGGACCGGGCGTTCGCGCGGGCGGTCGAGGCGGAGCCGGGGTGGGCCGAGTACCAGGCGAAGACGGACCGTACGATCCCGGTCGTCGCCCTGCGTGAACTCCCCGTGGCCGGTCCGCCGAACATCAACGCCGGTTCCCTGGGCGAGGCCATCAAGGTGGTCCATGACGCCTTCCGCCGTGAACTCGCCCTGATCAAGAAGGAGTTGATCGCAAGCAACGGGAAGGCCGGCCTCGGTGCCCAGCTCCGCGTCAACTGCCTCACCTTCTGCCAGGGCCTCCACAACCACCACACCGGCGAGGACATCGGCCTGTTCCCCTTCCTCGCCGACCGTCACCCCGAGCTGGCCCCGGCCCTCACCCGCCTCCACGAGGAGCACGAGCGGATCGCCGCCCTCACCGAGGAACTGCGCCGGGTCGTGACGACCGAGAACGCCGACCCCGTCGCCGTACTCCCGGAGGTGGAACGGCTCATCGCCGAGCTCGAAGCCCACCTCACGTACGAGGAGGAGCAGTTGATACCCGTGCTGGACGCTGTGGCGGTGCCGACGAAGTCCTGA
- a CDS encoding DinB family protein: MTSAVSDAKADLRFYLQSARDALLWKLEGLSEYDARRPLTPTGTNLLGLVKHAAGVELGYLGDTFGRPSGEPLPWLDSDAEPNADMWATADESRESVVGLYRRAWAHADATLDALALDTVGRVPWWPAGKDEVTLHHAVTRVIADTHRHAGHADILRELIDGTVGMNKGNTSVPTSDPAWWEDYRDRLERAAKEADRQA, from the coding sequence ATGACCTCCGCCGTATCGGACGCCAAGGCCGACCTCCGCTTCTATCTGCAGTCCGCCCGTGACGCCCTGCTGTGGAAGCTCGAAGGGCTCTCGGAGTACGACGCCCGCCGCCCTCTGACGCCGACCGGCACCAACCTCCTGGGCCTGGTGAAGCACGCGGCCGGTGTGGAACTGGGCTATCTCGGGGACACCTTCGGGCGGCCGTCGGGCGAGCCCCTGCCCTGGCTCGACAGTGACGCCGAGCCCAACGCGGACATGTGGGCCACCGCCGACGAGTCGCGCGAGTCAGTCGTGGGGCTCTACCGCCGGGCGTGGGCGCACGCGGACGCGACCCTCGACGCGCTGGCGCTGGACACGGTCGGCAGGGTGCCGTGGTGGCCGGCCGGCAAGGACGAGGTGACGTTGCATCATGCCGTCACCCGGGTGATCGCCGACACTCACCGCCACGCCGGCCACGCCGACATCCTCCGCGAACTCATCGACGGCACGGTCGGAATGAACAAGGGAAACACCAGCGTGCCGACGAGCGACCCGGCGTGGTGGGAGGACTATCGCGACCGCCTGGAGCGCGCGGCCAAGGAGGCCGACCGGCAGGCGTGA
- a CDS encoding GNAT family N-acetyltransferase, with product MRPDDWHLTEDVDDFLARAGDFLRSQPGRHVMPLTWAERVRTRGAEAFGTEAPVFGVLERAGEVHAAFHRLPPRALCPTPLSPEQADSLAAHLAAAGHSLPSVSADHSTASAFAEAWQRHTGATPKIRDTRLRLYRLGTLTPPEPMPAGRGRVLGEQDLDQVMFWCGEFAKAVGEDVSIDAGSWAGTRYADKRYTLWETPDGTPVSIAGMNPMIGGQVQVDIVYTPAHLRGHGYAGAVTAEVSRAALAAGAKDVVLFADRSNPTSNALYQRLGYRTLADWAAYDFS from the coding sequence ATGCGCCCGGATGACTGGCACCTCACCGAAGACGTCGACGACTTTCTCGCCCGAGCCGGAGACTTCCTGCGCTCACAACCCGGCCGGCACGTCATGCCGCTGACGTGGGCCGAGAGAGTGCGAACACGTGGGGCGGAGGCGTTCGGCACCGAAGCCCCGGTCTTCGGCGTGCTGGAGCGAGCGGGCGAGGTCCACGCCGCCTTCCACCGCCTCCCGCCCCGCGCTCTGTGCCCCACCCCGCTCTCGCCCGAGCAGGCCGACTCCCTCGCCGCCCACCTGGCCGCCGCCGGGCACTCCCTTCCCTCCGTCAGCGCGGACCACAGCACCGCCAGCGCTTTCGCCGAGGCCTGGCAGCGGCACACCGGGGCCACGCCGAAAATCCGCGACACTCGGCTCCGTCTGTACCGCCTCGGCACGCTCACCCCACCGGAGCCGATGCCGGCGGGCCGGGGCCGCGTCCTGGGCGAGCAGGACCTCGACCAAGTCATGTTCTGGTGCGGGGAGTTCGCCAAGGCCGTCGGGGAGGACGTCTCCATCGACGCCGGCTCCTGGGCCGGCACGCGCTACGCCGACAAGCGCTACACACTCTGGGAGACCCCGGACGGCACTCCCGTCTCCATCGCGGGCATGAACCCGATGATCGGCGGCCAGGTCCAGGTGGACATCGTCTACACCCCGGCCCACCTGCGCGGTCACGGCTACGCGGGCGCCGTGACCGCGGAGGTGAGCCGGGCCGCGCTGGCCGCGGGCGCGAAGGACGTCGTGCTGTTCGCGGACCGGTCCAACCCCACCAGCAACGCCCTCTACCAGCGCCTCGGCTACCGCACGCTCGCCGACTGGGCCGCGTACGACTTCTCGTAG